A window from Herpetosiphonaceae bacterium encodes these proteins:
- a CDS encoding extracellular solute-binding protein, with protein sequence MFRTKKWALVSTLLMLAALILGACGAPASTGTGTSATTPAGSPAASAAPSPAESPAASASAAPAATTSAGGAGKVEIFSWWTGPGEEEGKLAMYEIFKQRNPGIEIVDATVTGGAGANAKTVLATRMAGNQPPDSFQVHAGQELVGTYVVAGKMEPITQLFKDEGWDKVMPKLLLDQITYQGEIYSVPVNIHRSNVLWYNKKIFDDNQLTPPKTMDEFFTVAEALKAKNITPLAIGGGDKFATPHLFESVLLASFGADDYAKLFQDDTMWADERTAQAIETFGRMLSYANADRGSLKWQDAAGLVYDGKAAMTIMGDWAEGYFKGRGGQPNVEFGWAASPGTDGIFMWLSDSFGLPKNAPNRDAAIAWLKVAGSKEGQDAFNPKKGSIPARTDADLSLYDAYLQYSIQSFAKDKLAPSIEHGAAAPTDFVTEYENAINVFAADQDVQTLVDALSDAASLMGQ encoded by the coding sequence ATGTTCCGCACAAAGAAGTGGGCGCTGGTATCGACGCTGCTGATGCTGGCGGCCCTGATCCTGGGCGCGTGTGGCGCTCCGGCAAGCACCGGAACCGGCACCAGCGCCACCACACCCGCCGGAAGCCCGGCTGCCTCAGCCGCACCCTCACCTGCCGAAAGCCCCGCAGCCTCCGCCAGCGCTGCACCTGCCGCGACGACCTCCGCCGGTGGCGCAGGTAAAGTCGAGATCTTTAGCTGGTGGACCGGGCCGGGCGAGGAAGAGGGCAAGCTGGCGATGTACGAGATCTTCAAGCAGCGCAATCCCGGCATCGAGATCGTGGACGCGACCGTGACCGGCGGCGCTGGCGCGAACGCCAAGACCGTGCTTGCCACGCGCATGGCGGGCAACCAGCCGCCGGACAGCTTCCAGGTCCACGCCGGGCAGGAGCTTGTCGGCACGTACGTCGTCGCGGGCAAGATGGAGCCGATCACGCAGCTTTTCAAAGACGAGGGCTGGGACAAAGTGATGCCCAAGCTGCTGCTCGATCAGATCACCTACCAGGGCGAGATCTACTCGGTTCCGGTCAACATCCACCGCTCGAACGTGCTCTGGTACAACAAAAAGATCTTCGACGACAACCAGTTGACGCCGCCCAAGACCATGGACGAGTTCTTCACGGTCGCCGAGGCGCTCAAGGCCAAGAATATCACGCCGCTGGCGATCGGCGGCGGCGATAAGTTCGCCACGCCGCATCTCTTCGAGAGCGTGCTGCTGGCAAGCTTCGGCGCGGACGATTATGCCAAGCTGTTCCAGGACGATACCATGTGGGCCGATGAGCGCACCGCACAGGCGATCGAAACGTTTGGCCGCATGCTGAGCTACGCCAACGCCGATCGCGGCTCGCTCAAGTGGCAGGACGCGGCGGGGCTGGTCTATGACGGCAAGGCCGCGATGACGATCATGGGCGACTGGGCCGAGGGCTACTTCAAGGGCCGTGGCGGCCAGCCCAACGTCGAGTTTGGCTGGGCAGCGTCGCCCGGCACCGACGGCATCTTCATGTGGCTCAGCGACAGCTTCGGCCTGCCCAAGAACGCGCCCAACCGCGACGCGGCTATCGCCTGGCTGAAGGTGGCAGGCTCCAAGGAAGGGCAGGACGCCTTCAATCCCAAGAAAGGCTCGATCCCGGCGCGCACCGATGCCGACCTGAGCCTGTACGACGCGTATTTGCAGTACTCGATCCAATCCTTCGCCAAGGATAAGCTCGCGCCCAGCATCGAGCACGGCGCGGCGGCTCCGACCGACTTTGTCACCGAGTACGAGAATGCGATCAACGTCTTTGCCGCCGACCAGGACGTGCAGACGCTCGTCGATGCGCTGTCGGATGCTGCAAGTCTGATGGGCCAATAG